A single genomic interval of Megalobrama amblycephala isolate DHTTF-2021 linkage group LG15, ASM1881202v1, whole genome shotgun sequence harbors:
- the mespbb gene encoding mesoderm posterior bb produces the protein MDMSSPLLRYFTQNSWSCPSSDSEFYNISSPEAVSPTSYMDFSPSAQLQNSSSPPPRDAKAPISGSLHQDGACSRVGTRRTRSKNPSKQRQSASEKEKLRMRDLTKALHHLRTYLPPSVAPVGQTLTKIETLRLTIRYISYLSAQLGLSEDSLCQMRDLRASRYQESSQYQSYSTAEYWGLSTSHQELCQSTFRPSEHVLRQTEMDCHRDFMGMETPAYDDSFNSSSESLLESPLYADTATTFQGYNKAAHCPIAPEFWG, from the exons ATGGACATGTCCTCTCCACTCCTCCGCTACTTCACACAGAACTCTTGGAGCTGCCCGAGCTCAGACTCTGAATTCTACAACATCTCCTCTCCTGAAGCAGTGTCTCCTACCTCCTACATGGACTTCTCTCCTTCAGCCCAGCTTCAAAACAGTTCTTCTCCACCTCCTAGAGATGCCAAAGCACCCATTTCGGGTTCATTACATCAGGACGGTGCATGTTCCCGCGTTGGAACTAGAAGAACGCGCTCCAAGAACCCGAGCAAGCAAAGACAGAGTGCCAGCGAGAAGGAGAAGCTCAGAATGAGGGACTTGACCAAAGCTCTCCATCACCTCAGGACTTACTTACCTCCTTCAGTGGCTCCTGTCGGTCAAACCTTGACGAAGATCGAGACTCTTCGCCTCACCATCCGCTACATCTCCTATCTGTCTGCTCAACTAGGCCTCAGCGAGGACTCTCTCTGCCAGATGAGGGACCTGAGAGCTTCTAGATACCAAGAATCATCTCAATATCAGAGCTATTCAACAGCAGAGTACTGGGGACTCAGCACATCACATCAAGAACTATGTCAAAGCACCTTCAGACCTTCAGAGCATGTCTTGAGGCAGACAGAAATGGATTGTCATCGGGATTTCATGGGCATGGAAACACCTGCTTACGATGATTCCTTCAACTCCAGCTCAGAATCACTTCTGGAAAGTCCTTTGTATGCAGACACAGCCACAACATTCCAG GGCTACAACAAAGCTGCCCACTGTCCGATTGCACCGGAATTCTGGGGATAA